In Deferribacteraceae bacterium V6Fe1, one genomic interval encodes:
- a CDS encoding cytochrome c3 family protein, translating to MKKLCLFFMIMLFAMVVYAGVQNTKHNLSKSGPGTIKSGTEDRVCIFCHTPHNALTFAPLWNRELSNAVYTTYTSNTLNASPGQPTGNSRLCLSCHDGTIALNAIYNGSISDLNTTITGGANLGTNLMDDHPISFVYDSALASSDTQLKSPLSLPSFIKLQNNKIECTTCHDPHTEAEYFLRNADKLALCTACHDKKTGTLTFTNSVHNQAITNSPISSNYSCGNCHKAHNAKDMITNSQTSQLLRGNEENLCFVCHGSSGNLAVAPVPNGTGKNIESVTDTAVGTYASPGYNNVTCSKSGTNYGCHEGKFKDTNPNNFRYYNKSHDVVSTAQSGNSTHMECINCHGPHGVQADDLTTTTIESLVDPDTLQPFTPTQNISYTGTSSYWKKVYRINEFCLKCHDGSYAQNPANRSDLTVSTATNRAPIVLTRFSNDKHGSKSIPCLACHDIHSGNYMAMVKDVNWNISGGAPFDTKNASRTLKTTILVSNVNFENFCYGTCHTGKSFSGHKSPHRSFVYNGGYCIRCHFHDGGML from the coding sequence ATGAAAAAATTATGCTTATTCTTTATGATTATGCTTTTTGCTATGGTTGTTTATGCCGGTGTTCAAAATACAAAGCATAATTTGTCTAAATCCGGCCCCGGGACGATAAAGTCAGGCACTGAGGACAGAGTATGTATTTTTTGTCATACACCTCATAATGCGTTAACATTTGCACCTCTGTGGAATAGAGAGTTGAGCAATGCCGTTTATACAACATATACATCCAATACATTAAATGCAAGTCCCGGTCAGCCTACAGGTAATTCAAGGCTTTGTTTGTCTTGTCATGATGGTACAATTGCACTTAATGCTATTTATAACGGCTCAATTAGTGATTTAAATACTACTATTACAGGCGGAGCTAACCTCGGGACAAATTTGATGGACGATCATCCCATTTCTTTTGTGTATGACAGTGCGCTTGCTTCTTCTGATACACAGCTAAAGTCACCACTCAGTTTGCCAAGCTTTATAAAACTACAAAACAATAAGATAGAGTGCACCACTTGCCATGATCCGCACACTGAAGCAGAATATTTTTTAAGAAATGCTGACAAGCTTGCGCTTTGTACGGCTTGTCATGATAAAAAAACCGGGACACTGACATTTACAAATTCCGTCCATAATCAGGCTATTACCAATTCACCTATTTCATCAAACTATTCCTGTGGAAACTGCCATAAAGCACATAATGCCAAAGATATGATTACTAACTCGCAGACTTCTCAGTTATTAAGGGGCAATGAAGAAAACCTATGCTTTGTGTGTCATGGCTCAAGCGGAAACTTAGCCGTAGCTCCTGTGCCAAACGGGACAGGTAAAAATATTGAAAGTGTTACGGACACTGCAGTAGGTACATATGCTTCCCCCGGGTATAATAATGTGACTTGTAGCAAATCAGGCACAAACTATGGCTGTCATGAAGGGAAGTTTAAAGATACCAATCCAAACAATTTCAGATATTATAATAAATCTCATGACGTAGTATCTACTGCACAGTCAGGTAATAGCACCCACATGGAGTGTATAAACTGTCATGGCCCTCATGGGGTGCAAGCTGATGATTTGACCACTACTACCATAGAGAGCCTTGTTGACCCGGATACATTACAACCTTTTACTCCTACACAAAATATTAGCTACACAGGCACAAGTAGTTATTGGAAAAAGGTATACAGAATAAATGAGTTTTGCTTAAAGTGTCACGATGGTTCATATGCGCAAAATCCTGCCAATAGAAGCGATTTGACTGTAAGCACTGCTACAAATAGGGCACCAATAGTTTTGACAAGATTTTCTAACGATAAACATGGCTCAAAATCCATTCCTTGTCTTGCGTGCCATGATATACATTCCGGTAATTATATGGCCATGGTGAAAGATGTAAATTGGAATATTAGTGGGGGAGCACCTTTTGATACTAAGAACGCCAGCAGGACATTGAAGACCACAATACTTGTCAGTAATGTCAATTTTGAGAATTTTTGTTATGGGACTTGTCACACAGGTAAGAGTTTTTCAGGTCATAAATCACCTCATCGTAGCTTTGTGTACAACGGTGGTTACTGTATAAGATGTCATTTTCATGACGGTGGCATGTTGTAA
- a CDS encoding peptidyl-prolyl cis-trans isomerase, producing MLCILRLVRILTIIISLAISVSVFASDIVATVDNTSITQFEVNSFVNTVLPIGKFHGASLNKADYWKDAFKAAVESRKLNLYLQKNEPAIYKKAEEKANNVIKDIRKRFKSDNEFNEALAQNNITEKDLLLTHIDLNVKNALKEAIESTDIPNNQLLDYYNNNKDMFNLGSSWFVENCLIEADARNLKPEEMKEKEKFASEIKQRLQNGDKSALKECSDKKYPKEERVYRFSKNYPIRDIEKLEQGQYGGPYKNIFGFLIVHVKEELPAEIIPFQEVKEEIKRIMYNSIFKKRYAEIMEKADDTFNVKIFDNTVNN from the coding sequence ATGTTGTGTATTTTAAGATTAGTAAGAATTTTGACTATTATTATAAGTCTCGCAATTAGTGTTAGTGTTTTTGCGAGTGATATTGTAGCCACAGTTGATAATACTTCTATTACACAGTTTGAAGTTAACAGCTTTGTTAATACCGTTTTGCCCATAGGTAAATTTCATGGAGCAAGCCTTAATAAGGCTGATTATTGGAAAGACGCTTTTAAAGCTGCCGTTGAATCAAGAAAACTGAACTTATATTTACAAAAAAATGAACCTGCTATCTATAAAAAGGCAGAGGAAAAAGCCAATAATGTGATTAAAGATATTAGAAAGAGGTTTAAAAGCGATAATGAATTTAACGAAGCATTGGCTCAAAACAATATAACTGAGAAAGATCTTTTGTTAACCCATATTGATTTAAATGTGAAAAATGCCTTGAAAGAAGCCATTGAGTCTACTGATATACCGAATAATCAGCTTTTGGATTATTACAATAATAACAAAGATATGTTTAACCTCGGCTCATCTTGGTTTGTCGAGAATTGTCTAATTGAGGCTGATGCAAGAAACTTAAAACCCGAAGAGATGAAAGAGAAAGAAAAGTTTGCCTCAGAGATAAAGCAAAGACTGCAAAATGGTGATAAATCGGCACTTAAAGAATGTTCTGACAAAAAATATCCGAAAGAGGAAAGAGTTTATAGATTTTCTAAAAACTATCCGATTCGAGATATTGAAAAATTGGAGCAGGGTCAATATGGCGGCCCATATAAAAATATTTTTGGTTTCTTAATCGTTCATGTGAAAGAAGAGTTGCCTGCTGAGATAATACCGTTTCAAGAGGTAAAAGAGGAGATAAAAAGGATTATGTATAATAGCATATTTAAAAAAAGATATGCTGAGATTATGGAGAAGGCTGATGACACGTTTAATGTCAAAATTTTTGATAATACTGTTAATAATTAG
- a CDS encoding cytochrome c3 family protein has translation MGKSDDEGKQYCKYCHKIRKSYNIDAFWGKSKTYTYASPTLNVKEFKENVKSIEKITEVCLSCHPDYINHNNLHPFSVSIDTAKNVKKNIAVINKKVSDKLPLFSNNNVECATCHDPHGKKDKLLRDGLNSLCSDCHDK, from the coding sequence ATGGGTAAGAGTGATGACGAAGGCAAGCAATATTGTAAGTATTGTCATAAGATAAGAAAATCGTATAATATAGATGCTTTTTGGGGTAAAAGTAAGACTTATACATATGCATCTCCGACACTAAATGTGAAGGAATTTAAGGAAAATGTTAAAAGTATTGAAAAGATAACTGAAGTGTGTCTTTCCTGTCATCCCGATTATATAAATCATAATAATCTTCACCCCTTTTCGGTTTCTATTGATACCGCCAAAAATGTTAAAAAGAATATTGCTGTGATAAATAAAAAAGTATCGGATAAGTTACCTTTATTTTCTAACAATAATGTTGAATGTGCTACTTGTCACGACCCTCATGGAAAAAAAGACAAATTGTTGAGAGATGGGTTAAATAGCCTTTGCAGTGATTGTCATGACAAATAG
- a CDS encoding cytochrome C: MKFKFLVISFFLLTSGYLYASSCSTYNCHNFTPDGHTSPHNFSRVDGADISPCAPCHKPHNAGTKIPLWNDVNKYDDGAAYSAYTSPTNTLDNIQDASINPSSEACMACHDGMSESTGFTESYFGSFPMGKLEIDYSKANHPIGIVYDYNKDSGLSNNVNSGIVIGASGSYKLVSGKVECITCHDPHKKGPAGTDMLFYKFYGNISREVAIPYNKLLRTTDLKTFCADCHSTK, encoded by the coding sequence ATTAAATTCAAATTCCTTGTAATTTCCTTTTTTCTATTAACTTCCGGCTATTTATATGCGTCAAGTTGTTCAACATATAACTGTCATAATTTTACTCCTGATGGTCATACAAGCCCGCATAATTTTTCGAGGGTTGACGGTGCTGATATTAGTCCATGTGCTCCTTGCCATAAGCCTCATAATGCAGGGACTAAAATACCTTTGTGGAACGATGTAAATAAATATGATGATGGTGCGGCATATTCGGCATATACTAGCCCTACCAATACTCTTGATAATATTCAAGATGCATCTATTAACCCATCATCAGAAGCCTGTATGGCTTGTCATGACGGGATGTCAGAATCGACAGGGTTTACCGAAAGTTATTTTGGAAGTTTTCCTATGGGTAAGTTAGAGATAGATTACAGCAAAGCGAATCACCCTATTGGTATAGTGTATGATTATAATAAAGACTCAGGCCTCAGTAACAATGTAAATAGTGGTATTGTTATCGGTGCAAGCGGCAGTTATAAGCTTGTAAGTGGCAAGGTTGAGTGTATAACCTGCCATGATCCACATAAAAAAGGTCCGGCAGGGACAGATATGCTGTTTTATAAATTTTATGGGAATATATCACGTGAAGTTGCAATCCCATATAATAAGTTACTAAGGACAACTGATCTTAAGACATTTTGTGCTGATTGCCACTCGACTAAATGA
- a CDS encoding cytochrome c3 family protein translates to MKKLLMLLALLALPTMLFAAVAGTAHDFSSAGNNYGTTACSGCHKPHNAGTLIPLWNDSNKFDDTTYAAYSSPTDALNQTPGSTLGNVSQACMACHDGMVESVNVDFSTAAPVKASITTGLALDYTNKAQGQHPVAIKYDDAGTNTALVALTTVKSAGFKFYGTNSDTLECATCHDPHNDTNGDFLRAARTTLCQTCHKN, encoded by the coding sequence ATGAAAAAACTTTTAATGTTGTTAGCTTTATTGGCTTTACCAACCATGCTTTTTGCAGCGGTTGCGGGGACTGCACACGACTTCTCAAGTGCAGGCAATAATTACGGTACTACTGCATGTTCAGGTTGTCACAAACCTCACAATGCAGGTACATTAATCCCTTTGTGGAATGATTCAAACAAGTTTGATGATACTACTTATGCTGCGTATTCGTCTCCAACAGATGCTTTGAATCAAACACCTGGAAGTACTTTGGGTAATGTTTCACAAGCTTGTATGGCTTGTCACGATGGTATGGTTGAGTCTGTTAATGTTGACTTTTCTACTGCTGCACCTGTAAAGGCAAGTATTACTACCGGTTTGGCATTAGATTACACTAATAAGGCTCAAGGTCAGCACCCGGTAGCAATAAAGTATGATGATGCAGGTACTAATACTGCTCTTGTGGCTCTTACCACCGTTAAATCAGCCGGATTTAAATTTTATGGGACAAACTCTGATACATTGGAATGTGCAACTTGCCATGACCCTCATAACGATACTAATGGAGACTTCTTAAGGGCTGCCAGGACAACTCTTTGTCAGACTTGTCATAAAAATTAA
- a CDS encoding sigma-54-dependent Fis family transcriptional regulator, which translates to MKLKVLVVDDDKNSREIIKMGLQKDYDVKVAYDGIHAYDILKKEKFDVIICDFVMNELDGLELLRRIKSEGNDAIFILITAFGTSELTIKSIQEGAYEYLSKPFKIKDLKRIIENYEKRQEAAISVENNNNTETENKDEIIANSPNFVQILKELAKIAKSEMPVLILGESGTGKEVIANLIHKYSNRKNNEFFAVNCNAIPASLLESELFGYEKGAFTGADKDKKGYFELANNGTLFLDEIGDLELDIQVKLLRVLQENTIRRVGGKKEIKLNVRYIFATNVNLENKVKDGKFRKDLYFRLKVAEIKLPPLRERKLDILPLANYFLKKYAEGDEILKLSKEAEKCLLKYDFPGNIRELENVIRNAIVKAKDSGVILKTDLNLCPIDKAENVLVDKNALIKALDDYNGNKVKVAEALGISRSTLYRMLDRHGIK; encoded by the coding sequence ATGAAGCTTAAAGTGTTAGTGGTTGATGACGACAAAAACTCAAGAGAAATAATTAAAATGGGGCTTCAAAAAGACTATGATGTTAAAGTCGCTTATGATGGAATACACGCCTACGATATATTAAAAAAGGAAAAATTTGACGTTATAATATGTGACTTTGTTATGAATGAGCTTGACGGACTTGAGCTTCTCAGAAGGATAAAAAGTGAAGGTAACGATGCTATTTTTATATTAATAACTGCCTTTGGTACAAGCGAACTGACAATAAAGTCAATACAAGAGGGGGCTTATGAATATTTGAGCAAGCCTTTCAAAATTAAAGATTTAAAAAGAATAATTGAAAATTATGAAAAGAGGCAAGAGGCTGCAATTTCGGTAGAAAACAATAACAACACAGAAACAGAAAATAAAGACGAAATTATAGCCAATTCTCCTAACTTTGTGCAAATATTGAAGGAGTTGGCTAAGATTGCAAAAAGTGAAATGCCGGTATTAATATTGGGAGAGAGCGGGACAGGTAAAGAAGTGATTGCCAATTTAATTCACAAGTACAGCAATAGAAAAAATAATGAGTTTTTTGCCGTAAACTGCAATGCTATTCCGGCATCTCTTTTGGAGTCAGAACTTTTTGGATATGAGAAGGGTGCATTTACCGGAGCTGATAAAGATAAAAAAGGTTATTTTGAGCTTGCAAACAATGGGACACTGTTTTTAGATGAAATAGGTGATCTTGAGCTTGATATCCAAGTAAAACTGTTAAGGGTTTTACAAGAGAATACCATCAGAAGAGTGGGTGGTAAGAAGGAGATTAAGCTCAACGTGAGATATATTTTTGCAACAAATGTGAATCTTGAAAATAAAGTTAAAGATGGCAAATTTAGGAAGGATTTATATTTTAGATTAAAGGTTGCTGAGATCAAGCTGCCTCCTTTGAGGGAAAGAAAATTGGATATCCTCCCTCTTGCCAATTATTTTCTTAAAAAGTATGCTGAAGGTGATGAAATATTGAAGCTCTCTAAAGAGGCTGAAAAGTGCCTTTTAAAATATGATTTCCCGGGGAATATAAGAGAGCTTGAAAATGTTATACGAAATGCAATAGTAAAAGCAAAGGATAGCGGTGTTATTTTAAAAACAGACCTCAATCTCTGTCCAATTGACAAGGCAGAGAATGTACTTGTCGATAAGAATGCCTTAATAAAAGCCCTTGATGATTATAATGGCAATAAGGTCAAAGTAGCTGAAGCTTTGGGAATTAGCAGATCTACACTATATAGAATGCTGGATAGGCACGGCATTAAATAG
- a CDS encoding HAMP domain-containing histidine kinase, producing MNIMIYQDFKNFIIKSDQESFDAKFRNILMSKTSLYVYRNLWNEYIDFSTLFNSLDFEPELIDIVVYDNKGKRLAVKNSKQLLSLNNESEGLKIALKGENFYEIKHIDKVESAHYLMNIKNVEYVQEIYIPVVFSGEIKGVMEVYKNATNVIHNINHVRVRASIFTLLGFIAYIFMLYLVVKKIEEREIALNEKVNQLEKISLLGQFASKMAHELGTPIHVILGNADLLLEMYEDEFVKERAESIVRQTSKMKTIIKNYLYASKKPDPNIEEFNLKVLIENLIQDISFTISDNIKITYSTSDYDIVSDRGFIEQILFNFIKNSADSIGADNGQIEVKSIIKKPIVDISVTDNGKGVPKEVIDKIFNPFFSTKKTGKGTGLGLSVCKELAEALKGEIYFESNNKNTTFGIRIPVNYYEA from the coding sequence ATGAATATTATGATTTATCAAGATTTTAAAAATTTTATTATTAAAAGTGATCAGGAATCTTTTGATGCAAAGTTTAGAAATATATTAATGAGTAAGACAAGTCTTTATGTATATAGAAATTTATGGAATGAGTATATTGACTTTTCTACACTTTTTAACAGTCTTGATTTTGAACCGGAATTAATTGATATTGTAGTTTATGATAATAAAGGTAAGCGATTAGCTGTAAAAAATTCAAAGCAGTTATTAAGCTTGAATAATGAAAGTGAAGGGCTGAAGATAGCTTTAAAAGGGGAAAATTTTTATGAGATTAAACATATAGACAAAGTTGAAAGCGCTCATTATCTCATGAATATAAAAAATGTTGAATATGTACAAGAAATTTATATACCAGTTGTCTTTTCCGGCGAAATAAAAGGGGTAATGGAAGTTTATAAAAATGCTACCAATGTAATACATAATATTAATCATGTCAGAGTGAGGGCTTCCATATTTACTCTTTTAGGTTTTATAGCATATATTTTTATGCTGTATTTGGTCGTGAAAAAAATTGAAGAACGTGAAATTGCTCTTAATGAAAAAGTTAATCAGCTTGAAAAAATTTCACTACTTGGTCAATTTGCATCTAAAATGGCTCACGAGCTTGGCACGCCTATTCACGTTATTTTGGGCAACGCTGATTTATTGCTTGAAATGTATGAAGATGAGTTTGTAAAAGAAAGGGCAGAAAGTATTGTAAGACAGACATCTAAAATGAAGACTATAATCAAAAATTATCTTTATGCCTCAAAAAAACCTGACCCAAATATAGAAGAGTTTAACTTGAAAGTGCTGATAGAGAATTTGATTCAGGATATATCTTTTACAATTTCTGACAATATTAAAATTACTTATTCTACATCAGATTATGACATCGTTTCTGATAGGGGATTTATAGAGCAGATACTTTTTAATTTTATAAAAAATTCAGCTGATAGTATTGGAGCTGATAATGGTCAAATTGAAGTAAAATCTATAATCAAGAAGCCAATCGTGGATATCTCGGTAACAGACAATGGGAAAGGTGTGCCGAAAGAGGTTATTGATAAAATATTTAATCCGTTTTTTTCCACCAAAAAAACCGGCAAAGGTACCGGCCTCGGATTATCCGTTTGTAAAGAGTTGGCAGAGGCTTTAAAGGGTGAAATATACTTTGAATCAAACAATAAAAATACAACTTTTGGGATAAGGATACCGGTTAATTATTATGAAGCTTAA
- a CDS encoding cytochrome C, whose translation MRKRVKKIYLISLLLFFVFTKAYSADLTIVYPTNNTVVFNKTIHIVGYVKKSEEFTIKTNNKVEEIGNFRKLASKDGEKYVFMKSVTLDKDENDILVDYKGSQQNLKIFFKTSTVAYRDKVKKKTFFHMDENKTLCVSCHSFEKSADCMKCHKEKTKTKFVHGPVAAIQCFQCHDKNNYFTPTQPVSTKCLQCHQEFQSAMFEAKFAHGPTVAGYCNICHDPHGSELKFLLNDKINGICNNCHTDKKSGVHVLANFNSNAHPTSDKIIRSTGEELSCVSCHNPHYGKSKQLFQQDVTDFMELCLKCHNDKL comes from the coding sequence ATGAGAAAGCGTGTGAAAAAAATATATTTGATTAGTTTATTGCTGTTTTTTGTTTTTACAAAGGCTTATTCCGCAGATTTAACTATTGTATATCCTACAAATAATACCGTTGTATTTAATAAGACCATTCATATAGTAGGATATGTAAAAAAATCTGAAGAGTTTACTATTAAGACTAATAATAAGGTAGAAGAGATTGGTAACTTTAGAAAATTGGCTTCCAAAGATGGAGAAAAATACGTTTTTATGAAAAGTGTAACTTTAGATAAAGATGAGAATGACATACTTGTTGACTACAAAGGTTCACAGCAAAATTTGAAAATATTTTTCAAAACTTCTACAGTCGCATATAGGGATAAAGTAAAAAAGAAAACATTTTTCCATATGGATGAAAATAAAACTTTATGTGTGAGTTGTCATAGCTTTGAGAAGTCGGCCGATTGTATGAAATGCCATAAAGAAAAAACTAAGACAAAGTTTGTACACGGCCCTGTTGCTGCAATACAATGCTTTCAGTGCCACGATAAAAATAACTATTTTACCCCTACGCAACCTGTTTCTACAAAGTGTTTGCAGTGCCATCAGGAATTTCAGTCGGCAATGTTTGAGGCCAAGTTTGCCCACGGTCCGACAGTAGCCGGCTATTGTAACATTTGCCATGACCCTCACGGATCAGAGTTGAAATTTCTTTTAAATGATAAAATTAATGGGATATGTAATAACTGTCATACCGATAAAAAGTCAGGTGTTCATGTACTTGCTAATTTTAATTCCAATGCGCACCCTACTTCCGATAAAATCATTCGAAGCACGGGGGAAGAATTATCATGTGTGTCGTGTCACAACCCTCACTACGGTAAATCCAAACAGTTATTTCAACAGGATGTAACGGATTTTATGGAATTGTGTTTAAAATGTCATAATGATAAATTGTAG
- a CDS encoding tetratricopeptide repeat protein, whose protein sequence is MMRVLFLLILFAIANISYAFPIKKLKVNDKIDFSEFESLDKPIEKVAGIKDKKMVLVWDSNKQISIDILTKFLKICDEKDIVCFAVEVSGKNANEIAGIKFENTKNIYFVKFKGDILVDWGLFTLPVTIFLNEENMIIDALGYQGQYVAKVGRYIDYLRGKITKEEYEQFQSNNKVVTKRSELPKINFVKRLIEDGQKDDAEKRLAEIEVDGLNQLEKLKLSEVYIMLGKYDDATKILNTIAYNMNAKFYIAYVEYLNGRYKESLDILHSIENIFPSKGKLYYLLAKNYAKLGNYEKASEYYEKACEKNIFD, encoded by the coding sequence ATGATGAGAGTATTATTTTTGTTAATATTATTTGCTATTGCTAATATATCATATGCTTTTCCTATTAAAAAATTGAAGGTTAATGATAAAATCGATTTTTCAGAATTTGAATCTTTAGATAAGCCTATTGAAAAAGTAGCCGGCATAAAAGATAAAAAAATGGTATTGGTGTGGGATTCTAATAAACAGATAAGTATTGACATCTTAACAAAATTTTTAAAAATATGTGACGAGAAAGATATTGTTTGTTTTGCGGTTGAAGTTTCCGGTAAAAATGCTAACGAGATTGCCGGGATTAAGTTTGAAAATACAAAGAATATATATTTTGTTAAATTTAAAGGTGACATCTTGGTTGATTGGGGGCTTTTTACTCTTCCTGTAACAATATTTTTAAATGAAGAAAATATGATTATTGATGCTTTGGGGTATCAAGGTCAATATGTGGCGAAAGTAGGCCGATATATTGACTATTTGCGGGGTAAAATTACTAAAGAGGAATATGAACAATTTCAAAGTAATAACAAGGTTGTTACAAAGAGAAGCGAATTACCAAAGATTAATTTTGTTAAAAGATTAATCGAGGACGGTCAAAAAGATGATGCGGAAAAAAGATTGGCAGAGATTGAGGTTGATGGATTAAATCAGCTTGAAAAACTTAAATTGAGTGAAGTATATATAATGCTTGGAAAGTATGACGATGCAACCAAAATATTGAACACTATCGCATATAATATGAATGCGAAGTTTTATATTGCCTATGTAGAGTATCTAAATGGAAGGTATAAAGAATCGCTTGATATTTTGCATAGCATTGAAAATATATTTCCAAGCAAGGGTAAGTTATACTACTTATTAGCAAAAAATTATGCAAAATTAGGAAATTACGAAAAAGCCAGCGAATATTATGAGAAAGCGTGTGAAAAAAATATATTTGATTAG
- a CDS encoding cytochrome c3 family protein: MKLLGYLFVFMLLTFNAYAVTCTTGNCHTDIMKNQFTHGPVSAGQCNVCHAASEENYKKHSEKPKSFIDFASPTGDQPVCIMCHDNKVDGKYVHAPVADGSCTTCHNPHGANNKYFIIGKKESDTCFQCHENNKTVKKFLHGPVAVGECASCHDPHASDYKYQLRDSEDKICYKCHNDKKDDFNNKFVHKPVKEGCTKCHDPHNSDAPFHLNAKSEKELCMSCHKENKNLSKFVDTAKFQHKPVADGECAECHNPHASAYGKLLKSDEKNVCFECHGDIAKRVKESKYVHGPVASDGCAACHNVHGSDNPFILKMAFPKKFYNQYVDGLYQLCFNCHNDDVLKYSNTTKYTGFRNGDRNLHYLHVMIKGKGRSCKACHEVHASNQQNHVRKSVPFGSGGWELPINFTKTKTGGSCVVGCHKPKEYDRLNPVKYTE; the protein is encoded by the coding sequence ATGAAGTTGTTAGGCTATTTATTTGTTTTTATGTTGCTTACTTTTAATGCATACGCAGTGACATGTACTACCGGAAACTGCCATACTGATATTATGAAAAATCAGTTTACTCATGGTCCGGTATCTGCTGGTCAGTGCAATGTATGCCATGCTGCAAGTGAGGAAAATTATAAGAAGCATTCAGAGAAGCCAAAGAGCTTTATTGATTTTGCTTCACCGACAGGTGACCAGCCTGTATGTATTATGTGTCATGATAATAAAGTTGATGGTAAATATGTTCATGCACCTGTTGCTGATGGTTCATGTACTACTTGCCATAATCCTCATGGAGCAAACAATAAGTATTTTATAATCGGGAAAAAAGAATCGGATACTTGCTTTCAGTGCCATGAAAATAATAAGACAGTTAAAAAGTTTTTGCATGGTCCGGTAGCAGTGGGTGAGTGTGCTTCTTGCCACGACCCACATGCCTCCGATTATAAATACCAATTGAGAGATTCAGAAGATAAAATATGTTATAAGTGTCATAATGATAAAAAAGATGACTTTAATAATAAATTTGTTCACAAACCTGTAAAAGAGGGGTGCACAAAATGCCATGATCCTCATAATTCTGATGCACCGTTTCACTTAAATGCAAAGTCTGAAAAAGAGCTATGTATGAGTTGTCACAAAGAGAATAAAAATTTGTCAAAATTTGTTGATACGGCAAAGTTCCAGCATAAACCTGTGGCTGACGGAGAATGTGCCGAATGTCACAACCCTCATGCATCTGCATATGGTAAGTTGTTAAAATCCGATGAAAAAAATGTTTGTTTTGAATGTCATGGGGATATTGCAAAAAGAGTCAAGGAATCTAAGTATGTTCATGGACCTGTTGCATCGGATGGATGTGCAGCTTGCCATAACGTGCATGGCTCTGATAACCCATTTATTTTAAAAATGGCTTTTCCTAAAAAGTTTTACAATCAGTATGTTGATGGATTGTATCAGTTATGCTTCAATTGTCATAATGATGATGTGTTAAAATATTCAAATACAACAAAATATACTGGTTTTAGAAATGGGGATAGGAATCTTCATTATCTTCACGTTATGATTAAAGGTAAAGGCAGAAGCTGTAAAGCTTGTCATGAGGTGCATGCTTCAAATCAGCAAAATCATGTAAGAAAATCTGTACCTTTTGGCAGTGGTGGTTGGGAATTGCCTATTAATTTCACAAAAACAAAGACCGGCGGTAGCTGTGTGGTAGGTTGCCACAAGCCAAAAGAGTATGATCGTCTCAATCCTGTAAAATATACAGAATAA